The following DNA comes from Streptomyces sp. Ag109_O5-10.
GGCGCTGCTGGCCTCCCTCGGGCTGCAGCGCGCACGGGTCCGCGCCTTCGCGATCCGCGCCGACGGGCTGCGGCCGGCCGACGGTGCCTACCGGCAGCTCTCCCTGGACCCCGGCGACGCCCGCGCCTACGCCGCCGAAGCCGCCGCGGACCGCGCCCGCCGCCGCTTCGGGGCCGGAGCCGTACGGCCGGCCGCCCTGGCGAACTGACAGTGGAGCCGACCGAGAAGTTCTGGCTCGACACGGGTATCGACGGCTTCGTGCGGGACGTGGGTACGACCGGCACCCGCCGGCCGAATGCCGCGATCGACCTCCCCGGGACCTGTACAGGACGTCACCGTGGACCTGACCGGCACGGCACGCACCAGACGTCCGAGGACCTCTGCAAGGAAGGCGAAGCGGACCCGGTCGACGGTGACGCGTACACCGTCAGCCCGCCGGCGTACGGCTTCCGGATTGTTGAGGTGAATCGTCACCGCTGACATCGGTCACCGGTACGTCAGTTGGCCCACGGCGGCACGATGCGGCTGCCGTCGGCCAGCTCGGCCTCCAGGCCGACGGACGTGGTGACCCAGGTGAGCGCGGTGTGGTCGGTCGGGTTCTCGACGGTGAGGGTGGCCCCAGGGTTGACGATGACGGTGTCGCCGGCCCGGACGCGCTCGGTGCGGCCGTCGACGGTGACCAGGAGCTCGCCGACCAGCAGGTGGAGGATCTCCTCCCGGTTGACGGTG
Coding sequences within:
- a CDS encoding cupin domain-containing protein; translated protein: MPVVRSAEATTHEIHGARFVSYATPRTGSKELCAWRGEIPAGTKAPAHTVNREEILHLLVGELLVTVDGRTERVRAGDTVIVNPGATLTVENPTDHTALTWVTTSVGLEAELADGSRIVPPWAN